A single region of the Nocardioides sp. W7 genome encodes:
- a CDS encoding MoaD/ThiS family protein — translation MSVSVRIPTILRTYTGGESEVSASGATLGEVLEDLDARYSGIRARILDDSGELRRFVNVYVGNEDVRFLDSLATPTPDGTQISVIPAVAGG, via the coding sequence TTGAGCGTCTCCGTCCGCATCCCCACCATCCTGCGCACCTACACCGGGGGCGAGTCCGAGGTCAGCGCGAGCGGCGCGACCCTGGGCGAGGTCCTGGAGGACCTGGACGCGCGCTACAGCGGGATCCGGGCCCGGATCCTCGACGACTCCGGCGAGCTGCGCCGGTTCGTGAACGTCTACGTCGGCAATGAGGACGTGCGGTTCCTCGACAGCCTCGCCACGCCCACGCCCGACGGCACCCAGATCTCGGTCATCCCGGCGGTCGCGGGCGGCTGA
- the thrC gene encoding threonine synthase, with amino-acid sequence MSAATIVEHGTEKKTLREGAFGNATALACRECGHQLELGPFYACPECFGPLEIVYQFPQVTREQIEAGPKNIWRYKALLPVPDDIEQSPNMEPGFTRLLKAHNLGRELGIDNLWVKDDSTNPTNSFKDRVVACALSAARELDAKVFACPSTGNLANAVAAAGARAGMKTVVFIPSNLEKPKQVNSAIYTENLVAVNGNYDDVNKLASEIAGEEEGWAFVNVNVRPYYAEGSKTLGYEIAEQLGWRLPDQIVIPVASGSQLTKVHKAFQELIKLGLVEDKPYKVYGAQATGCSPVSVAYKAGVDAIRPVKPDTIAKSLAIGNPADGIYVLDICRETGGAVEDISDEEVRAAIVLLARTEGIFTETAGGTTVGVLKKLVESGQLDTSLETVVINTGHGLKTLDAVSDIVGPVATIDPSYAAFVATGLA; translated from the coding sequence ATGAGCGCCGCCACCATCGTCGAGCACGGTACCGAGAAGAAGACCCTGCGTGAGGGTGCGTTCGGGAACGCCACCGCGCTGGCCTGCCGCGAGTGCGGCCACCAGCTCGAGCTGGGCCCCTTCTACGCCTGTCCGGAGTGCTTCGGACCGCTGGAGATCGTCTACCAGTTCCCGCAGGTCACCCGCGAGCAGATCGAGGCCGGCCCGAAGAACATCTGGCGCTACAAGGCGCTGCTGCCCGTGCCGGACGACATCGAGCAGAGCCCCAACATGGAGCCCGGCTTCACCCGGCTGCTGAAGGCCCACAACCTCGGCCGCGAGCTCGGCATCGACAACCTGTGGGTCAAGGACGACAGCACCAACCCGACGAACTCCTTCAAGGACCGCGTCGTGGCCTGTGCGCTGAGCGCCGCCCGCGAGCTGGACGCCAAGGTGTTCGCCTGCCCGAGCACCGGCAACCTGGCCAACGCGGTCGCCGCCGCTGGCGCCCGCGCCGGGATGAAGACCGTGGTCTTCATCCCCAGCAACCTGGAGAAGCCCAAGCAGGTCAACTCCGCCATCTACACCGAGAACCTCGTCGCGGTGAACGGCAACTACGACGACGTCAACAAGCTCGCCTCGGAGATCGCGGGCGAGGAGGAGGGCTGGGCGTTCGTCAACGTCAACGTCCGCCCGTACTACGCCGAGGGCTCCAAGACCCTGGGCTACGAGATCGCCGAGCAGCTCGGCTGGCGGCTGCCCGACCAGATCGTCATCCCGGTCGCGTCCGGCTCGCAGCTGACTAAGGTGCACAAGGCGTTCCAGGAGCTGATCAAGCTCGGCCTGGTCGAGGACAAGCCGTACAAGGTGTACGGCGCGCAGGCCACCGGCTGCTCCCCGGTCTCGGTCGCCTACAAGGCCGGCGTCGACGCGATCCGCCCGGTCAAGCCCGACACCATCGCCAAGAGCCTGGCCATCGGCAACCCCGCCGACGGCATCTACGTCCTCGACATCTGCCGGGAGACCGGCGGCGCGGTCGAGGACATCAGCGACGAGGAGGTCCGCGCGGCGATCGTGCTGCTGGCCCGCACCGAGGGCATCTTCACCGAGACCGCCGGTGGCACCACGGTCGGCGTACTGAAGAAGCTCGTCGAGTCCGGCCAGCTGGACACCTCGCTGGAGACCGTCGTCATCAACACCGGCCACGGCCTGAAGACGCTCGACGCGGTCTCCGACATCGTCGGTCCGGTCGCGACGATCGACCCGTCGTACGCCGCCTTCGTCGCCACCGGCCTGGCCTGA
- the lon gene encoding endopeptidase La — MSATRLPVLFVTDLVVLPGMVVPIELDEAAQAAIDAARSSGDERVLVAPRLEDRYASYGVVASIERVGRLSSGQGGAPAAVLKAERRAAIGSGVTGPGAALWVEVEPVEEVVSEHAHELAEEYKRLVVAVLQRREAWQVIDQVHRMTDPSQIADAAGYAPYLSVERKRELLEEPDVERRLTTLVEWTREHLAEAELTDKIGHDVREGMEKTQREYLLRQQLAAIRKELGEGEPEGSDDYRARVEAAEVPDAVRAALLKEVDKLERSSEQSPETGWIRTWLDTVLDLPWHVTTEDSTDVVAARAVLDADHHGLDEVKDRIVEYLAVRARRAERGLQVVGGRGSGAVILLAGPPGVGKTSLGESVARALGRKFVRVALGGVRDEAEIRGHRRTYVGALPGRIVRAIKEAGSMNPVVLLDEVDKLAAGAFSGDPAAALLEVLDPAQNHTFRDHYLELDLDLSDVVFIATANVVEQIPSALLDRMELVTLDGYTEDDKVAIARDFLLPRQLERAAVTEEEFTISEAALRELAANYTREAGVRQMERMLAKALRKAATKLATGTERLDVDLADLKELIGRPRFTPDAHERTSVPGVATGLAVTGLGGDVLFIEASAHEGTAGLTITGQLGDVMKESAQIALSFVRAHAGELGIAPAFFERAIHVHVPAGAVPKDGPSAGITMVTALTSLATGRPVRSEVGMTGEVTLNGRVLPIGGLKQKLLAAQRAGLTEVFVPLRNEPDLEDVPADVLEAVTVHVVGDVLDVVRGALTPIPEAATAAA; from the coding sequence ATGAGCGCCACGCGTCTTCCCGTTCTCTTCGTCACCGACCTCGTCGTGCTGCCCGGCATGGTCGTCCCCATCGAGCTCGACGAGGCCGCCCAGGCCGCGATCGACGCCGCCCGCAGCAGCGGCGACGAGCGGGTGCTCGTCGCGCCCCGGCTGGAGGACCGCTACGCGTCGTACGGCGTGGTCGCGAGCATCGAGCGGGTCGGCCGGCTCAGCTCGGGGCAGGGCGGCGCCCCGGCCGCCGTCCTCAAGGCCGAGCGACGGGCCGCCATCGGCAGCGGCGTGACCGGTCCCGGCGCGGCCCTGTGGGTCGAGGTGGAGCCGGTCGAGGAGGTCGTCTCCGAGCACGCCCACGAGCTGGCCGAGGAGTACAAGCGGCTGGTCGTCGCCGTCCTGCAGCGCCGGGAGGCCTGGCAGGTGATCGACCAGGTGCACCGGATGACCGACCCCAGCCAGATCGCGGACGCGGCCGGCTACGCGCCGTACCTCTCCGTCGAGCGCAAGCGCGAGCTGCTCGAGGAGCCCGACGTCGAGCGGCGGCTGACGACGCTGGTCGAGTGGACCCGCGAGCACCTCGCCGAGGCCGAGCTGACCGACAAGATCGGCCACGACGTCCGCGAGGGGATGGAGAAGACGCAGCGGGAGTACCTGCTGCGCCAGCAGCTCGCCGCGATCCGCAAGGAGCTCGGCGAGGGCGAGCCCGAGGGCTCCGACGACTACCGGGCGCGGGTCGAGGCCGCCGAGGTCCCCGACGCGGTCCGCGCCGCCCTGCTGAAGGAGGTCGACAAGCTCGAGCGCTCCAGCGAGCAGAGCCCGGAGACCGGCTGGATCCGGACCTGGCTCGACACCGTGCTGGACCTGCCCTGGCACGTCACCACCGAGGACTCGACCGACGTGGTCGCGGCCCGCGCGGTGCTGGACGCCGACCACCACGGGCTGGACGAGGTCAAGGACCGGATCGTGGAGTACCTCGCCGTCCGTGCGCGCCGCGCCGAGCGCGGCCTGCAGGTCGTCGGCGGTCGCGGGTCGGGCGCGGTGATCCTGCTGGCGGGACCTCCCGGGGTCGGCAAGACCTCGCTGGGCGAGTCCGTCGCCCGGGCGCTGGGCCGCAAGTTCGTCCGCGTCGCCCTCGGCGGCGTGCGCGACGAGGCCGAGATCCGCGGCCACCGTCGGACGTACGTCGGTGCGCTCCCCGGCCGGATCGTCCGCGCGATCAAGGAGGCCGGGTCGATGAACCCGGTGGTCCTGCTCGACGAGGTCGACAAGCTGGCCGCCGGCGCGTTCAGCGGTGACCCGGCCGCGGCGCTGCTGGAGGTGCTCGACCCGGCGCAGAACCACACCTTCCGCGACCACTACCTCGAGCTCGACCTGGACCTGTCCGACGTGGTGTTCATCGCGACCGCCAATGTCGTCGAGCAGATCCCGAGCGCACTGCTGGACCGGATGGAGCTGGTCACCCTCGACGGCTACACCGAGGACGACAAGGTCGCCATCGCCCGCGACTTCCTGCTGCCCCGGCAGCTGGAGCGTGCGGCCGTGACCGAGGAGGAGTTCACGATCAGCGAGGCCGCGCTGCGGGAGCTGGCGGCGAACTACACCCGCGAGGCCGGCGTACGGCAGATGGAGCGGATGCTGGCCAAGGCGCTGCGCAAGGCGGCGACCAAGCTGGCCACCGGCACCGAGCGGCTGGACGTCGACCTCGCGGACCTGAAGGAGCTGATCGGGCGGCCGCGGTTCACCCCGGACGCGCACGAGCGGACCTCGGTGCCCGGTGTCGCGACCGGCCTGGCCGTGACCGGGCTCGGCGGTGACGTGCTGTTCATCGAGGCCAGCGCGCACGAGGGCACAGCGGGGCTGACGATCACCGGCCAGCTGGGCGACGTGATGAAGGAGTCGGCGCAGATCGCACTGTCGTTCGTGCGGGCGCACGCGGGCGAGCTGGGGATCGCCCCGGCCTTCTTCGAGCGGGCCATCCACGTGCACGTCCCGGCGGGCGCCGTACCCAAGGACGGTCCGTCGGCTGGCATCACCATGGTCACCGCGCTTACCTCGCTCGCGACCGGCCGGCCGGTGCGCTCGGAGGTCGGCATGACCGGCGAGGTCACGCTCAACGGCCGGGTGCTCCCGATCGGCGGCCTGAAGCAGAAGCTGCTCGCCGCTCAGCGCGCCGGGCTCACCGAGGTGTTCGTGCCGCTGCGCAACGAGCCCGACCTCGAGGACGTCCCCGCGGACGTGCTGGAGGCGGTCACCGTGCACGTGGTCGGTGACGTGCTCGACGTGGTCCGGGGCGCACTCACGCCGATCCCGGAGGCCGCCACCGCTGCGGCCTGA
- the otsB gene encoding trehalose-phosphatase, with translation MEFTSTVGEQRWAALVRAAAETVVGLDFDGTLSPIVDDPEKAHIHPDASDVLVDLAAQVAAVAVVTGRPARQALDLGGLEEVGHAIEAAGKELYLFGQYGNERWSSTKRRIISPRPPAGLATFLRDLPRALRTAGAADAFVEDKGLAHAVHTRRLDDPDAAYARLLPLLRELAGRNGLVLEPGRNVIEVRAPGMDKGQAVRTLVDEVGAGGFLFAGDDLGDLEAFDAVAKLAKDGMPTLLVCSASDEESALVEHSDVVVHGPEGVLDLLRRLAAEARDLRA, from the coding sequence ATGGAGTTCACCTCGACGGTCGGGGAGCAGCGTTGGGCTGCCCTCGTCCGGGCGGCGGCGGAGACGGTGGTCGGACTGGATTTCGACGGCACCCTCTCGCCGATCGTGGACGACCCGGAAAAGGCCCACATCCACCCCGACGCCAGCGACGTACTGGTGGACCTGGCCGCCCAGGTGGCCGCCGTCGCGGTCGTCACCGGCCGCCCGGCCCGCCAGGCGCTCGACCTCGGCGGCCTCGAGGAGGTCGGCCACGCGATCGAGGCGGCCGGCAAGGAGCTCTACCTCTTCGGGCAGTACGGCAACGAGCGCTGGAGCTCGACGAAGCGCCGGATCATCTCGCCCCGTCCGCCCGCCGGCCTCGCGACGTTCCTGCGCGACCTGCCCCGCGCGCTGCGTACGGCGGGCGCCGCCGATGCCTTCGTCGAGGACAAGGGGCTCGCGCACGCCGTGCACACCCGCCGGCTGGACGACCCGGACGCGGCGTACGCGCGGCTGCTGCCGCTGCTGCGCGAGCTCGCCGGCCGCAACGGCCTGGTCCTGGAGCCGGGGCGCAATGTCATCGAGGTGCGGGCGCCGGGCATGGACAAGGGGCAGGCGGTGCGCACCCTCGTCGACGAGGTCGGTGCCGGCGGCTTCCTCTTTGCCGGTGACGACCTCGGTGACCTGGAGGCCTTCGACGCCGTCGCCAAGCTGGCCAAGGACGGCATGCCCACCCTGCTGGTCTGCTCCGCCTCGGACGAGGAGTCCGCGCTGGTCGAGCACTCCGACGTGGTCGTGCACGGGCCCGAGGGTGTGCTCGACCTGCTGCGTCGGCTTGCGGCGGAGGCGCGCGACCTGCGGGCGTAG
- a CDS encoding LytR C-terminal domain-containing protein, with protein sequence MRQRGLLFPSPVVMLSIIAVAMAAIAFVATRGGEPTERVITPVAEPTTSAAPAPSAEPPPAPAKPARPAIKRDQVYVEVYNNSGISGLAGRVAERTTAVGWSVVGSDNWYGTIPTSTVYHPKRLAREAKLLARDLGIERTALAVGAMRMDRLTLVLTGELD encoded by the coding sequence ATGCGCCAGCGCGGGCTGCTCTTCCCCTCTCCCGTGGTGATGCTCAGCATCATCGCCGTCGCCATGGCCGCGATCGCCTTCGTGGCCACCCGCGGCGGCGAGCCGACCGAGCGCGTGATCACGCCGGTCGCCGAGCCGACCACCTCGGCGGCGCCGGCCCCGAGTGCCGAGCCGCCCCCGGCGCCCGCCAAGCCGGCTCGCCCGGCGATCAAGCGCGACCAGGTCTACGTCGAGGTCTACAACAACTCCGGCATCAGCGGCCTGGCCGGCCGGGTCGCCGAGCGGACGACCGCCGTGGGCTGGTCGGTCGTGGGCTCGGACAACTGGTACGGCACCATCCCGACCTCGACGGTCTACCACCCGAAGCGGCTGGCGCGCGAGGCCAAGCTGCTGGCCCGCGACCTGGGCATCGAGCGCACGGCCCTCGCGGTGGGCGCGATGCGGATGGACCGCCTCACCCTGGTGCTCACCGGCGAGCTGGACTGA
- a CDS encoding DUF3263 domain-containing protein encodes MDAANALHGHDEAAAEVDPTLSERDRDILEFERQWWKYAGAKETAVREKFDMSSTRYYQVLNALIDRPEALEADPLLVRRLRRLRAARQRQRSARRLGFEV; translated from the coding sequence ATGGACGCCGCGAACGCCCTCCACGGCCACGACGAGGCCGCGGCCGAGGTCGACCCCACCCTGAGCGAGCGCGACCGCGACATCCTCGAGTTCGAGCGCCAGTGGTGGAAGTACGCCGGCGCCAAGGAGACCGCGGTCCGCGAGAAGTTCGACATGAGCTCGACCCGCTACTACCAGGTCCTCAACGCGCTGATCGACCGCCCGGAGGCCCTCGAGGCCGACCCGCTCCTGGTCCGTCGGCTGCGTCGACTGCGTGCGGCCCGCCAGCGTCAGCGCTCGGCCCGCCGCCTCGGCTTCGAGGTCTGA
- a CDS encoding Gfo/Idh/MocA family oxidoreductase, which produces MAATVRWGILATGKIAHTFARDLALVPDTEIVAVGSRRVEAARAFSEEHTRGTATAHGSYEDLVADPSVDVVYIATPHSLHLENARIAFEAGKHVLCEKPLTLTTADAEELFALAGRHGLFAMEAMWMACHPVIRVLRDRIRAGDFGSPRSLRAELGFRVDAPPSDRMFDPELGGGALLDMGVYPLTFAHLMLGEAEQLTAQAGLAPTGIDLDVAISGRYPGGAVAALTASMSSWSSRSAAIATDRGRVEIPFGFHHPRYATFTEHSARGPGHPQRIEGTEPVIGQGYGNEIAHVNDCVRNGLLESPYVPHAQTLTLMRQLDGLREQIGVRYAADA; this is translated from the coding sequence ATGGCCGCCACTGTCCGCTGGGGCATCCTCGCCACCGGCAAGATCGCGCACACCTTCGCCCGGGACCTGGCCCTGGTGCCCGACACCGAGATCGTCGCCGTCGGCTCGCGCCGCGTCGAGGCCGCCCGCGCGTTCTCCGAGGAGCACACCCGCGGGACGGCCACCGCCCACGGTTCGTACGAGGACCTGGTCGCCGACCCGTCGGTCGACGTCGTCTACATCGCCACTCCGCACTCGCTGCACCTCGAGAACGCCCGGATCGCCTTCGAGGCCGGCAAGCACGTGCTGTGCGAGAAGCCGCTCACGCTGACGACGGCCGACGCCGAGGAATTGTTCGCCCTCGCGGGCCGGCACGGGCTCTTCGCCATGGAGGCGATGTGGATGGCCTGCCACCCGGTCATCCGGGTGCTGCGCGATCGGATCCGCGCCGGCGACTTCGGCAGCCCCCGGTCGCTGCGTGCCGAGCTCGGCTTCCGCGTCGACGCGCCACCGAGCGACCGGATGTTCGACCCGGAGCTGGGGGGCGGGGCGCTTCTCGACATGGGCGTCTACCCGCTGACCTTCGCGCACCTGATGCTCGGCGAGGCCGAGCAGCTCACCGCGCAGGCGGGGCTGGCCCCGACCGGCATCGACCTGGACGTCGCCATCTCCGGCCGCTACCCCGGCGGCGCGGTCGCCGCCCTGACCGCGTCGATGTCGTCGTGGTCCTCGCGCTCCGCCGCGATCGCGACCGACCGGGGCCGCGTGGAGATCCCGTTCGGCTTCCACCACCCGCGCTACGCCACCTTCACCGAGCACAGCGCGCGGGGCCCCGGCCACCCGCAGCGGATCGAGGGCACCGAACCGGTGATCGGCCAGGGCTACGGCAACGAGATCGCCCACGTGAACGACTGCGTGCGCAACGGCCTGCTCGAGAGCCCGTACGTCCCGCACGCCCAGACCCTGACCCTGATGCGGCAGCTGGACGGGCTGCGCGAGCAGATCGGCGTGCGCTACGCCGCCGACGCCTGA
- a CDS encoding sensor domain-containing protein, translated as MSNPLTRLVRDTAYTLSAFVLGVVGFVLAVVGLAVGVSLLFTVIGVFVLAATVYVARGLAQLERVRMERLLGADVPRASYRVAGPGDGWLRRTATPLRDPQSWLDVLWALLSFVTGTVVFAVTVAWWAAAGMGLTYWFWQRWLPDGDDQGLAELIGLGDSRQAESLLMLAIGLAAVVTLPFVVRGCAALHAGLASALLSTRGRLATPGQAQASAA; from the coding sequence ATGAGCAACCCCCTCACCCGCCTGGTCCGAGACACCGCCTACACCCTCTCCGCGTTCGTCCTCGGCGTCGTGGGGTTCGTCCTCGCGGTGGTCGGTCTCGCCGTCGGGGTGAGCCTGCTCTTCACCGTGATCGGCGTGTTCGTGCTGGCCGCCACGGTGTACGTCGCCCGCGGCCTCGCCCAGCTGGAGCGGGTCCGGATGGAGCGGCTGCTGGGCGCCGACGTCCCGCGGGCGTCGTACCGCGTTGCCGGACCGGGCGACGGCTGGCTACGTCGTACGGCGACGCCGCTGCGCGACCCGCAGTCCTGGCTCGACGTGCTCTGGGCGCTGCTGAGCTTCGTGACGGGCACCGTGGTGTTCGCGGTGACCGTGGCCTGGTGGGCGGCGGCGGGCATGGGGCTGACCTACTGGTTCTGGCAGCGGTGGCTGCCGGACGGCGACGACCAGGGGCTCGCCGAGCTGATCGGCCTGGGCGACAGCCGGCAGGCCGAGAGCCTGCTGATGCTGGCCATCGGGCTGGCGGCGGTCGTCACCCTGCCGTTCGTGGTGCGCGGCTGCGCGGCCCTGCACGCCGGACTGGCCTCGGCGCTGCTCTCGACCCGCGGCCGGCTGGCGACGCCGGGCCAGGCTCAGGCGTCGGCGGCGTAG
- a CDS encoding trehalose-6-phosphate synthase, with product MSNNLVIVANRLPVDRVEQADGTPGWRVSPGGLVTAIEPVMRANDGVWVGWPGGTDQDLEPFEHDGMSLVPMTMTQADIEGFYEGFSNATLWPLYHDLVAKPEFHREWWDSYVAVNHRFAEKAAELAAEGATVWVHDYQLQLVPLMLRELRPDLRIGFYLHIPFPPAELFQQLPWRRQLLEGLLGADLVGFQLPGAAQNFVRLVRQRVGHKTHRDLVYLPDGRTVQAAAFPISIDAAGFETLARSEPVAQRATEIREALGNPRKVFLGIDRLDYTKGIYARLRAFSELIADGHLDVEDAVFVQVAVPSREQVEQYRLLRDDIDRLVGRINGDLGRIGRPVISYLHSSYPREEMAALYRMADIMAVTPYRDGMNLVAKEYVACKFDNHGALVLSEFAGAADELRQAWLVNPYDINGMKSAMLDAYHADEREITRRMKAMRKTVTQHDVAAWADSFMGELSDVPSTHGKAVRPARRS from the coding sequence GTGTCCAACAACCTGGTGATCGTGGCCAACCGCCTTCCGGTCGACCGGGTCGAGCAGGCGGACGGGACACCGGGCTGGCGGGTCTCCCCCGGTGGACTGGTCACCGCGATCGAGCCGGTGATGCGCGCGAACGACGGCGTCTGGGTCGGGTGGCCGGGCGGCACCGACCAGGACCTGGAGCCCTTCGAGCACGACGGCATGAGCCTGGTCCCGATGACGATGACGCAGGCCGACATCGAGGGGTTCTACGAGGGCTTCAGCAACGCCACCCTGTGGCCGCTCTACCACGACCTGGTCGCCAAGCCGGAGTTCCACCGGGAGTGGTGGGACTCCTACGTCGCGGTCAACCACCGGTTCGCCGAGAAGGCCGCCGAGCTGGCCGCCGAGGGCGCGACCGTCTGGGTGCACGACTACCAGCTGCAGCTGGTGCCGCTGATGCTGCGCGAGCTGCGACCCGACCTGCGCATCGGCTTCTACCTGCACATCCCGTTCCCGCCGGCCGAGCTGTTCCAGCAGCTGCCGTGGCGCCGCCAGCTCCTGGAGGGGCTGCTCGGTGCCGACCTGGTCGGCTTCCAGCTTCCCGGCGCCGCCCAGAACTTCGTCCGCCTGGTCCGGCAGCGGGTCGGCCACAAGACCCACCGCGACCTGGTCTACCTGCCCGACGGCCGCACCGTGCAGGCGGCGGCGTTCCCGATCTCGATCGACGCCGCCGGCTTCGAGACCCTGGCCCGCTCCGAGCCCGTCGCGCAGCGCGCCACCGAGATCCGCGAGGCACTCGGCAACCCCCGCAAGGTCTTCCTCGGCATCGACCGGCTCGACTACACCAAGGGCATCTACGCCCGGCTCCGCGCGTTCAGCGAGCTGATCGCCGACGGCCACCTCGACGTCGAGGACGCGGTCTTCGTGCAGGTGGCCGTGCCCTCGCGCGAGCAGGTCGAGCAGTACCGCCTGCTGCGCGACGACATCGACCGGCTGGTCGGTCGCATCAACGGCGACCTCGGCCGGATCGGCCGCCCGGTGATCAGCTACCTGCACTCGTCGTACCCCCGCGAGGAGATGGCGGCGCTCTACCGGATGGCCGACATCATGGCTGTCACGCCGTACCGCGACGGGATGAACCTGGTCGCCAAGGAGTACGTCGCCTGCAAGTTCGACAACCACGGCGCGCTGGTGCTCTCGGAGTTCGCGGGCGCGGCCGACGAGCTGCGGCAGGCCTGGCTGGTCAACCCCTACGACATCAACGGGATGAAGTCGGCCATGCTGGACGCCTACCACGCCGACGAGCGCGAGATCACCCGCCGGATGAAGGCGATGCGCAAGACCGTCACCCAGCACGACGTCGCGGCGTGGGCCGACAGCTTCATGGGCGAGCTGTCCGACGTCCCGTCCACGCACGGCAAGGCGGTCCGTCCCGCCAGGCGCTCGTGA
- a CDS encoding GNAT family N-acetyltransferase — MLEITTDATRLDVDTVHHWLSTDAYWALGRPREVVETSIANSLCFGAYDDGEFVGFARLVTDRATFAWLCDVYVASEHRGQGVGTALMDAIDKELVGRHIKRALLVTTTSPDLYARYGYGPVDGGGTWMGRTYLD; from the coding sequence ATGCTCGAAATCACCACCGACGCGACGCGGCTCGACGTCGACACCGTCCACCACTGGCTCTCGACCGACGCCTACTGGGCGCTCGGGCGGCCCCGCGAGGTCGTCGAGACCTCGATCGCGAACTCGCTGTGCTTCGGCGCGTACGACGACGGCGAGTTCGTCGGCTTCGCCCGACTGGTCACCGACCGGGCCACCTTCGCCTGGCTGTGCGACGTCTACGTCGCCTCCGAGCACCGCGGCCAGGGGGTCGGTACGGCGCTGATGGACGCCATCGACAAGGAGCTGGTCGGCCGGCACATCAAGCGCGCCCTGCTGGTCACGACGACGTCACCGGACCTCTACGCGCGCTACGGCTACGGACCGGTCGATGGCGGCGGGACCTGGATGGGCCGCACCTACCTCGACTAG
- a CDS encoding alpha/beta fold hydrolase, with product MDLIPTRDQVVSAASNLAQQLVHGSIADLRPMPRTLLEEGDQRQLYHYRPSASAPRRGDPVLLVSPLAAPAICFDLRRGCSLVEHLVEQGRPTYLVEYGDVDVRDRDLGLAHWVDEVVPRAVEAASTHAGGRPVHVVGWSLGGILALLTAADRPGLPIASVTAAGSPTDISQVPLVAPVRPMRGLDEGDGLIGRTYRAVGGVPVPLVRWAFQLSTFQKLVSRPLAIAANLDDTEFLAQLEAVDRFTDDMTAYPGRTFGQVYHRFVTGNALVGGAMQLGSREISLSAITAPVLVLAGATDTIAPVAAVREVLQHLSGSLEPRFEIVPGGHLGMLTGRAARTSTWAVLDEWIDEWSDVVPPKKAVRKRAAATKAPASKQAATARKTPAKKAAPRRKAATQESIGSNPTRRYGSGDSRALGR from the coding sequence ATGGACCTGATCCCCACCCGCGACCAGGTCGTCTCGGCCGCGAGCAACCTCGCCCAGCAGCTCGTCCACGGCAGCATCGCCGACCTGCGACCGATGCCGCGGACCCTCCTCGAGGAGGGCGACCAGCGGCAGCTCTACCACTACCGGCCCTCTGCGTCCGCCCCACGCCGAGGCGACCCGGTGCTCCTGGTGTCGCCGCTGGCCGCCCCGGCGATCTGCTTCGACCTGCGCCGCGGCTGCTCGCTGGTCGAGCACCTGGTCGAGCAGGGGCGCCCGACGTACCTCGTGGAGTACGGCGACGTCGACGTCCGCGACCGCGACCTGGGTCTGGCGCACTGGGTCGACGAGGTCGTGCCGCGGGCCGTCGAGGCGGCGTCCACACACGCCGGCGGCCGGCCGGTGCACGTCGTCGGCTGGAGCCTCGGTGGGATCCTCGCGCTGCTGACCGCGGCGGACCGGCCCGGACTGCCGATCGCGTCGGTGACCGCCGCCGGGTCGCCGACCGACATCTCGCAGGTGCCCCTGGTGGCCCCGGTGCGGCCGATGCGCGGGCTGGACGAGGGCGACGGGCTGATCGGCCGGACCTACCGCGCCGTGGGCGGCGTACCGGTCCCGCTGGTGCGGTGGGCCTTCCAGCTCTCGACGTTCCAGAAGCTCGTCAGCAGGCCGCTCGCGATCGCGGCCAACCTCGACGACACCGAGTTCCTCGCCCAGCTGGAGGCGGTCGACCGGTTCACCGACGACATGACCGCCTACCCGGGCCGGACCTTCGGGCAGGTCTACCACCGGTTCGTGACCGGCAACGCGCTCGTCGGCGGCGCCATGCAGCTCGGCTCGCGGGAGATCTCGCTGTCCGCGATCACCGCCCCGGTGCTGGTGCTGGCCGGCGCCACCGACACGATCGCGCCGGTCGCCGCGGTGCGAGAGGTGCTGCAGCACCTCTCGGGCTCGCTCGAACCCCGCTTCGAGATCGTCCCCGGCGGACATCTCGGCATGCTCACCGGCCGCGCGGCCCGCACCAGCACCTGGGCGGTGCTCGACGAGTGGATCGACGAGTGGTCGGACGTCGTACCCCCGAAGAAGGCGGTGCGGAAGCGGGCGGCGGCCACGAAGGCCCCGGCTTCGAAGCAGGCCGCGACCGCGAGGAAGACGCCCGCCAAGAAGGCGGCTCCGCGGAGGAAGGCCGCCACCCAGGAGTCGATCGGGTCCAACCCGACCCGCCGCTACGGCTCGGGCGACTCGCGGGCACTGGGCCGCTGA